One window from the genome of Echinicola vietnamensis DSM 17526 encodes:
- a CDS encoding rhamnogalacturonidase, protein MAKSPFYLCFFLLFCFHGSFAQSPYDVRDYGAVGDGKSLDTEAINKAIAAASAAGGGTVFFPAGEYLSYSIHLKSHVSLFLDHGSKLIAAGPEDGGRYDDPEPGPGNKFQDFGHSHWQNSLIWGIGLEDVAILGTGVIDGKGLSRGFYSTNKHWENIGVDARPYMWEGGANKAIALKLCKNVTLKDFTILRGGHFGILATGVDNLTIDNLKMDTNRDGMDIDCCRHVSISNCKINSPNDDAICLKSSYALGEARATEDVTITNCQVSGYDLGTFIDGTYQTNEADQVPDQEGPTGRIKMGTESNGGFKNITISNCVFKHSRGLALETVDGALLEDIVITNITMRDVTNSPFFLRLGARMRGPEGAEVGKLGRVSINNVNVYDADSRFSSIISGIPGHPIEAVSLSNIRIWYRPLPEGEIPNVQQDVPEYEEAYPEPQKFGVLPAYGFFIRHVEGISMENIAINRPGEEHRPAVFVEDVNEMSLGIQLDGKPISDDDVMKGDIKK, encoded by the coding sequence ATGGCTAAATCTCCTTTTTACCTTTGCTTTTTTTTATTGTTTTGTTTTCATGGCTCCTTTGCCCAATCTCCATACGACGTGCGCGATTACGGTGCCGTGGGAGATGGTAAATCACTGGACACAGAAGCCATTAACAAGGCCATAGCGGCGGCGAGTGCTGCCGGTGGAGGAACGGTCTTTTTCCCTGCTGGAGAATACTTGTCTTATTCCATTCACCTGAAAAGCCATGTTTCCTTGTTTTTGGACCATGGCAGTAAGCTGATTGCGGCGGGACCGGAGGACGGTGGCAGGTATGATGATCCAGAACCTGGCCCCGGAAATAAGTTCCAGGATTTTGGGCATAGCCATTGGCAAAATTCCTTGATTTGGGGAATCGGCTTGGAAGATGTGGCGATATTGGGAACAGGTGTAATCGATGGCAAAGGACTAAGTCGAGGCTTTTATAGCACGAATAAACACTGGGAGAACATAGGAGTGGATGCTCGGCCGTACATGTGGGAGGGCGGTGCTAACAAAGCCATTGCCCTGAAGCTTTGCAAAAATGTCACCTTGAAGGATTTTACCATTTTACGTGGCGGGCACTTTGGGATTTTGGCCACTGGGGTGGATAACCTCACCATCGATAACCTGAAGATGGATACCAACCGGGACGGCATGGACATCGACTGCTGCAGGCATGTGAGCATCTCCAACTGTAAGATCAATTCACCGAATGATGATGCTATTTGCCTAAAAAGCTCCTATGCCCTAGGGGAAGCCCGCGCCACCGAGGATGTGACCATTACCAATTGCCAGGTAAGCGGGTATGACCTGGGAACCTTTATTGATGGCACTTACCAGACCAATGAGGCCGATCAGGTGCCTGACCAAGAAGGACCTACCGGCCGGATCAAGATGGGAACCGAATCCAACGGAGGATTTAAGAACATCACGATTAGCAATTGTGTCTTTAAGCACAGTAGAGGGCTGGCGCTCGAAACGGTAGATGGAGCGTTGTTGGAGGATATTGTCATTACCAATATCACCATGCGTGACGTGACCAATTCCCCGTTCTTCCTACGACTGGGAGCACGGATGCGTGGTCCGGAAGGTGCTGAAGTGGGCAAGCTGGGTCGGGTGTCTATCAATAACGTCAATGTCTATGATGCCGATTCCCGTTTCTCGTCCATTATCAGTGGGATTCCGGGGCATCCGATCGAGGCGGTAAGCCTGAGCAATATTCGTATTTGGTACCGGCCGTTGCCCGAAGGAGAAATCCCTAATGTCCAGCAAGATGTGCCTGAGTATGAAGAGGCTTATCCCGAGCCACAGAAATTCGGTGTATTACCCGCTTATGGATTTTTTATCCGGCATGTCGAGGGGATTTCCATGGAGAACATAGCGATAAACCGCCCGGGAGAGGAGCATCGACCTGCTGTTTTTGTGGAGGATGTAAACGAAATGTCTCTGGGGATTCAGCTGGATGGAAAACCCATCTCAGATGATGATGTGATGAAGGGCGATATAAAAAAATAA
- a CDS encoding hybrid sensor histidine kinase/response regulator transcription factor, with protein MKFDQLTVDNGLPQNSVYSIAKDKYGFMWFGTWGGAVRYDGYNVQVFRANEKDSTALSDNRISGIVTDSLQNIWIEVEPHGALFQFDYQTESFHRPREGQVPDYLREKLLKRYSYHTKYASNQQYEWQTSDYGLVQINKTTHDTLIYHADARNPMSLSDHLVKDVYLDDNGHLWVGTQSGGVDHADLYDKAFKNYYKGRRGEGLIDNVARAICMDQSGRLWIGSENQGITILSFDHATPSYSYIGGKNLPDLRIRTLFCDTKGRVWIGTKKGLFYFDPKKQEFTSCTMDMCHPSVFSITEDHNGTIWVGTFYGLASYDPQTDKFHCLSTTNGLAGNQIMDLLMDHKGQLWAATEDGGISCIKNPVPYSNEQDITNYRHNSAPGNRLLSNRVFSLAEDHLGHIWAASDAGLNCIYPDQQSIQHYSTSNGLIDDLTMAVAFDGSHSIWTSHTKGLSRLDLATNKIQHFNRKDGLQGNEFKQSAVFRNPTDHRLYFGGSNGMTTFIPSQIKTNPNPPNMALTRLSVMHQELNIGTKVRDRVILKSSLLTTEAITLTWWEKSFQVEFAAIHFTNPLSNKYQYKLEGYDEAWITTDATRRIASYANLPPGEYTFKVLGANSDGVWSESPAMLKIIVLTPWWLSWWAVCFYFMVVACVVWLVYRYLDSKIQLRKKEAIHHSKLQFFTEISHEFRTPLTLIIDPLDRLIHEKPKKQLAEHYYHLMRNNAQQLLMLINQLLDFRKLEAGKLRLNLQSIDIVPFVKKTVASFEHLAEKKDIALGVETTLSSYPIRIDEDKITMVLNNLLSNALKFTPSQGKVQVSLRPEEGTAKGVYIEVKDSGPGIPKAEQENVFGIFYQVKNGKARSEGSGIGLALTKELVVLHGGEISIESSLGKGTTLGFFLPDTSSAPQSSRKSKTPEEASSPVSAEMESFTIDQPAPGDAPLLLLVDDNEEIKSYIKMHLQGQYTIITAANGREGVAKAFDNIPDLIISDVMMPDMHGLQLCQQLKTDMRTSHIPIILLTAKQSDEAKSEGYGTGADSYVTKPFSTQVLKARIKNLLDQRQHLQVKFASASPEELPSCTANPVDKAFLENAREYIEHNLESEDLDVDSLAKKLNMSRPQFYRKIKGLTDKSAAEFITSFRMEKASKLLRSGEFNVSETAYKVGYNLPNNFSRAFIKHFGVSPSQYIKGKRKNT; from the coding sequence TTGAAATTTGACCAACTGACCGTCGACAACGGACTCCCTCAAAATTCTGTTTATTCCATCGCTAAAGACAAATACGGTTTCATGTGGTTTGGCACATGGGGAGGAGCCGTGCGGTATGACGGCTACAATGTACAGGTGTTTCGCGCCAATGAAAAGGACAGCACGGCCCTATCGGACAACAGGATCAGTGGAATCGTCACGGATTCGCTTCAAAACATCTGGATCGAAGTAGAACCGCATGGAGCACTTTTCCAATTTGATTACCAAACCGAATCGTTCCACCGCCCCCGTGAAGGACAAGTCCCGGATTATCTGCGTGAAAAACTCCTTAAACGATACAGTTATCACACAAAATATGCCTCCAACCAGCAATATGAGTGGCAGACTTCCGACTATGGGTTGGTCCAAATCAACAAAACCACGCATGATACACTTATTTATCATGCCGATGCTCGAAACCCAATGTCACTTTCTGATCATTTGGTCAAAGATGTTTACCTGGATGACAATGGACACTTATGGGTAGGAACCCAATCTGGAGGTGTAGACCATGCAGATCTCTACGACAAGGCCTTCAAAAACTACTACAAAGGCCGTAGAGGAGAAGGCCTCATCGACAATGTGGCCCGAGCGATTTGTATGGACCAATCGGGAAGGCTATGGATTGGATCTGAAAACCAAGGTATTACCATTCTTTCATTTGATCACGCCACACCTTCCTACTCCTATATTGGCGGAAAAAACCTCCCAGACCTTCGCATCAGGACACTTTTTTGTGACACAAAAGGACGGGTGTGGATCGGCACGAAAAAGGGCTTGTTCTATTTCGATCCCAAGAAGCAGGAATTCACCTCCTGTACCATGGATATGTGCCATCCCAGTGTCTTCTCTATTACTGAGGACCACAATGGTACCATCTGGGTAGGAACATTTTATGGCCTCGCCAGCTACGACCCTCAAACGGATAAATTCCATTGTCTTTCCACCACGAATGGCCTGGCAGGAAACCAAATCATGGACCTGCTGATGGACCACAAAGGCCAACTATGGGCGGCCACGGAAGATGGAGGCATCAGCTGCATCAAAAACCCTGTTCCCTACTCAAACGAACAAGACATCACCAACTATCGCCATAATAGCGCTCCCGGCAATAGATTACTGAGCAATCGTGTATTTTCACTCGCAGAAGACCATCTTGGCCACATTTGGGCGGCCTCTGATGCGGGACTAAATTGCATCTATCCTGACCAGCAATCCATTCAGCATTACAGCACATCAAACGGCCTAATTGATGATTTGACCATGGCAGTGGCTTTTGATGGGAGCCACTCCATTTGGACGAGTCATACCAAAGGCTTGTCCCGTCTGGACCTTGCTACCAATAAAATCCAGCATTTTAACCGAAAAGACGGCCTTCAAGGGAATGAGTTTAAGCAAAGCGCCGTCTTTAGAAACCCTACGGATCACCGTTTGTACTTTGGCGGCTCCAATGGCATGACCACCTTCATTCCCTCCCAGATCAAAACCAACCCCAATCCTCCAAACATGGCCCTCACCAGGCTTAGCGTCATGCACCAAGAACTGAATATCGGAACCAAAGTCAGGGATCGCGTCATTCTCAAAAGCTCATTATTGACAACAGAGGCCATCACCCTTACTTGGTGGGAAAAATCTTTTCAAGTGGAATTTGCGGCCATCCACTTCACCAATCCACTGAGCAATAAATACCAGTACAAACTGGAGGGATACGATGAAGCATGGATCACCACTGATGCTACCCGGAGGATCGCCTCCTATGCCAATCTGCCGCCAGGGGAATATACTTTTAAGGTTTTGGGAGCCAATAGTGACGGCGTATGGAGTGAATCGCCCGCCATGTTAAAGATCATCGTGCTCACCCCTTGGTGGCTGAGCTGGTGGGCCGTATGCTTTTACTTCATGGTAGTCGCCTGTGTCGTTTGGTTGGTTTATCGTTACCTGGATTCCAAAATCCAACTGCGTAAAAAAGAAGCCATTCACCACTCAAAACTTCAGTTCTTTACTGAAATATCCCATGAATTCAGGACACCCCTGACCCTGATCATTGACCCGCTGGACCGGCTGATCCACGAGAAGCCCAAAAAGCAACTTGCCGAGCACTATTATCACCTCATGCGCAACAACGCCCAGCAGCTCCTTATGCTGATCAACCAACTACTGGATTTCCGGAAATTGGAAGCGGGAAAGCTCCGGTTAAATTTACAGTCGATCGATATCGTCCCCTTTGTGAAAAAGACCGTGGCTTCCTTCGAGCATTTGGCAGAAAAGAAGGACATTGCTTTGGGGGTAGAAACAACGCTATCCTCGTATCCGATCAGGATAGATGAGGACAAGATTACCATGGTCCTGAACAACCTCCTGTCCAATGCCCTCAAATTCACCCCGAGTCAGGGGAAAGTCCAAGTATCCCTTCGTCCTGAAGAGGGGACAGCCAAAGGGGTTTATATCGAAGTAAAGGATTCTGGCCCCGGCATTCCCAAAGCAGAGCAAGAAAATGTCTTTGGCATTTTCTATCAGGTAAAAAATGGCAAAGCCCGATCAGAAGGCTCAGGCATCGGCCTTGCGCTGACCAAAGAACTGGTCGTGCTCCACGGAGGGGAAATATCCATCGAAAGTAGTTTGGGAAAAGGAACAACGCTGGGCTTTTTCCTCCCTGATACCTCCTCGGCACCGCAAAGCTCCCGAAAGTCAAAAACTCCAGAAGAAGCCAGCTCCCCTGTATCAGCAGAAATGGAAAGCTTCACCATCGACCAGCCCGCTCCTGGCGATGCTCCGTTGCTCCTCTTAGTCGATGACAATGAAGAGATCAAAAGCTATATCAAAATGCACCTTCAGGGGCAATACACCATCATCACCGCAGCCAATGGAAGGGAAGGAGTAGCCAAGGCCTTTGACAATATTCCGGATTTGATCATCAGCGATGTCATGATGCCGGATATGCACGGCCTACAGCTCTGCCAGCAGCTCAAAACAGACATGCGTACCAGCCATATTCCCATCATTCTCCTGACAGCCAAGCAATCGGACGAAGCCAAATCAGAAGGGTATGGAACGGGCGCAGATTCTTACGTCACCAAGCCTTTCAGCACCCAAGTCCTGAAAGCCCGGATAAAGAACCTGCTCGATCAGCGACAACACTTGCAAGTCAAATTTGCCTCAGCATCCCCGGAAGAACTCCCTTCCTGTACGGCCAACCCAGTGGATAAAGCCTTCCTAGAAAATGCCCGTGAGTACATCGAACACAACTTGGAATCCGAGGACTTGGATGTCGATTCCCTTGCAAAAAAATTAAACATGAGCCGCCCTCAATTTTACCGAAAAATCAAAGGGCTTACCGATAAGTCTGCCGCTGAATTCATCACCAGTTTCAGAATGGAAAAAGCTTCAAAACTACTGCGCAGTGGTGAATTCAATGTCTCCGAAACCGCCTATAAAGTAGGGTATAATTTACCCAACAATTTTTCGCGAGCATTCATCAAACATTTTGGCGTATCTCCAAGCCAATATATCAAGGGGAAAAGAAAAAACACCTAA
- a CDS encoding PKD domain-containing protein: MKNNYGNLKCLTILFLSFVLFTSCKEEDMKPVEPSAGFTAATNELEATFTNSSENVTSYSWNFGDGNTSSEENPTHNYEAAGIYTVVLTAKGANGSIAEADKDITIVENLKADFGFESEYLTVTFSNTSENSVSYSWDFGDGNTSTEEEPVYSYEEGGTYEVVLYSTAPGGTTVQTTKEVTVVGPPVADYIAEDEGLTVNFTNTSENVISYSWDFGDGGTSTEESPSHTFAAAGTYTVVLTATDEDGVVVETSQEITVEVPIDTSLYSIVFITDDSLDDPQIEWLREKGFNVSTYYNGSLSSAPQEDIDMLNAADLIIIGRSGGSADFDAPDKQVWNALTPPLILNSQWMARNNRLNWFDNNGNPAAFNPTGGDVVTAQIPNAEDEAFDEVTLEEGNLLSWINPPANLLYINTETNGDIMAMTAPGSGGSDEGGAMLYVRFTAGVEFYSGAGESPAGPRTYFGFGADEGGVSYYWELTDEAKAVYFEEILRMVLM, from the coding sequence ATGAAAAACAATTATGGAAATTTAAAGTGTTTAACGATCCTCTTTTTATCGTTTGTACTTTTTACATCTTGCAAGGAAGAAGATATGAAACCGGTGGAGCCTTCGGCAGGATTTACGGCTGCCACCAATGAATTGGAGGCTACCTTTACCAATTCATCAGAAAATGTGACTTCTTATTCTTGGAACTTTGGGGATGGCAATACCTCAAGCGAGGAGAATCCGACCCATAATTATGAAGCCGCAGGAATTTATACGGTGGTCTTGACCGCCAAAGGTGCCAATGGGAGCATCGCGGAAGCCGATAAGGACATTACAATCGTCGAAAATCTAAAAGCTGATTTTGGCTTTGAAAGTGAATATTTGACCGTCACCTTCAGTAATACCTCCGAGAATTCAGTCAGCTATTCATGGGATTTTGGAGACGGCAATACGTCCACGGAAGAGGAGCCGGTTTATAGCTATGAGGAAGGGGGCACTTACGAAGTGGTTTTATACAGTACTGCTCCGGGCGGGACTACCGTGCAGACCACCAAGGAAGTGACTGTTGTAGGACCACCTGTGGCTGATTATATCGCTGAGGATGAAGGGCTCACAGTAAACTTTACCAATACTTCTGAGAATGTTATTTCCTATTCATGGGATTTTGGAGATGGAGGCACTTCCACAGAAGAGAGTCCAAGTCACACCTTTGCGGCAGCTGGAACGTATACCGTGGTCCTTACCGCCACAGATGAAGATGGTGTAGTGGTAGAGACCAGTCAGGAAATTACGGTGGAAGTACCGATCGATACGTCTCTGTATTCGATTGTGTTTATTACCGATGATTCCCTTGACGATCCACAGATCGAGTGGTTACGCGAAAAGGGCTTTAATGTAAGCACCTATTATAACGGGTCCTTAAGTTCGGCCCCTCAAGAGGACATCGATATGCTGAATGCTGCCGATTTGATCATCATTGGACGTAGTGGTGGTTCAGCTGATTTTGATGCTCCTGATAAGCAGGTCTGGAATGCCTTGACGCCGCCGCTGATCCTTAACTCCCAATGGATGGCCAGGAACAATCGCTTGAACTGGTTTGATAATAATGGAAATCCAGCAGCTTTTAATCCTACTGGAGGGGACGTCGTAACGGCCCAAATTCCTAATGCAGAAGATGAAGCTTTCGATGAAGTAACCTTAGAGGAAGGAAACTTGCTTTCTTGGATCAATCCTCCTGCCAATTTACTCTACATCAACACGGAGACGAATGGAGATATCATGGCCATGACAGCACCTGGCAGTGGCGGAAGTGATGAAGGTGGTGCGATGTTGTATGTGCGCTTTACTGCTGGGGTAGAGTTTTATTCAGGAGCAGGAGAATCTCCTGCAGGCCCAAGAACGTATTTCGGTTTTGGTGCTGACGAGGGAGGAGTTTCCTATTACTGGGAGCTTACCGATGAAGCGAAGGCGGTGTACTTTGAGGAAATCCTCCGGATGGTTTTGATGTAA
- a CDS encoding fasciclin domain-containing protein, whose product MNNFTKLLFACFCLSGVFLFGCKEEFDEYYARPEGLEGPVYQVLSDSVRFRGNFDHYLALVDRAGYKQTLSSAGYWTVFAPNDEAFEQYFEENGLSGIDDISDEKAYEIVTYSLVYNAYSMRDLGYYQTGPGNDTLSSSFRRKTAYYKGVYKDNVYGEELDVVDANRNGVATYSISDNNNKYIPYYVQHYLDRMELTAEDIEGFYDRPYTGAQVANANVVESNVSAENGYIHTVDRVIEPMPNIADYLKDKPEYSLFKSILEMEFRSRDNNTAVNYDATTYPELTERFAPVYDLAGPVYVKSYTGTYAFAPNNENFLSGGNIAQSDSWTLFAPTNEALQKFLDEVLLEYYGELANVPDPILFDFVNMHMWQTALWPSRFPLMTNLLNEEARFDPEADIEERKVLSNGLFYGTNQVQQGNFFFTVYSRPYLDPNYSIMLELLNSYRFTVSDPGQNFAMLLMSNQQLNDAGFVYDPGARDVWTYNGSASQAYERLIRMLELSIIKLGSPDELQDISGSGIVETLGGEYIRYENGQFFASGNVESGELIDVNEDETYEAINGRDFYTEGLVSYTEKVLAEIIMETPQFAKFAEYLEHSSIYNASTLQIEGVSPGQFFTVLVPSDEAIEAAVAAGTLPADPMTGDAAEREAITAFLKYHFVPRNTIVPDGKKIVSDNGEEFSTLLASLEGEIKKVVIDNSANGFQAPYTMTVTDLNGNVANVNIPESNVLASYAVLHQIDRVLESN is encoded by the coding sequence ATGAACAACTTTACAAAACTGCTTTTTGCGTGTTTTTGCTTGTCAGGGGTTTTCCTTTTTGGATGCAAGGAAGAATTCGATGAGTACTATGCCCGTCCAGAGGGACTGGAAGGGCCGGTCTATCAAGTGCTTTCCGATTCGGTCCGCTTTCGGGGAAACTTTGACCATTACCTGGCCTTGGTAGATCGGGCAGGCTACAAGCAAACCCTCAGCTCGGCGGGCTATTGGACGGTGTTTGCCCCCAATGACGAAGCCTTTGAGCAATATTTTGAAGAAAATGGCCTGAGCGGCATCGATGACATATCCGATGAAAAGGCCTATGAAATCGTCACCTATTCCCTTGTGTACAATGCCTATTCCATGCGGGATTTGGGCTATTATCAAACAGGTCCGGGAAATGACACGCTTTCTTCTTCTTTCAGAAGAAAAACAGCCTACTATAAGGGCGTCTACAAGGATAATGTATACGGAGAAGAGCTGGACGTGGTGGATGCCAATAGAAATGGAGTGGCCACTTACAGCATCAGTGATAACAACAACAAGTACATCCCGTATTACGTGCAGCATTACCTGGACAGGATGGAGCTTACCGCCGAGGACATTGAGGGGTTTTATGATCGGCCTTATACCGGTGCCCAAGTGGCCAATGCCAATGTAGTGGAGTCTAATGTGTCAGCTGAAAACGGCTACATCCATACCGTGGACAGGGTAATCGAGCCGATGCCGAATATAGCAGATTACCTAAAGGACAAGCCTGAATACAGCTTGTTTAAGTCCATTTTAGAGATGGAGTTTAGGAGCAGGGACAATAACACGGCAGTCAACTATGATGCCACGACCTATCCGGAATTAACGGAACGTTTTGCTCCGGTATATGACCTTGCTGGTCCGGTGTATGTGAAGTCCTACACAGGTACTTATGCCTTCGCCCCCAATAATGAGAATTTCTTATCTGGAGGGAATATAGCGCAATCTGACAGCTGGACACTTTTTGCTCCCACTAACGAGGCGTTGCAGAAGTTTTTGGATGAGGTGCTTTTGGAATATTATGGGGAGCTGGCCAATGTGCCTGACCCTATTTTGTTTGACTTTGTAAACATGCACATGTGGCAGACCGCCCTTTGGCCGAGCCGTTTTCCTTTAATGACCAATTTGCTGAACGAGGAAGCTCGTTTTGATCCTGAAGCGGACATCGAAGAAAGAAAAGTGCTCAGCAATGGCCTCTTTTATGGCACCAATCAAGTGCAGCAAGGAAACTTCTTCTTTACCGTTTACAGCAGGCCTTATTTGGATCCAAATTACAGCATCATGCTGGAGCTGTTGAACAGTTATCGTTTTACGGTTTCTGACCCGGGCCAAAATTTTGCCATGCTTCTGATGTCAAATCAGCAGCTAAACGATGCGGGCTTTGTTTATGATCCAGGAGCGAGGGATGTGTGGACCTACAACGGTTCTGCCTCTCAGGCATATGAGCGCCTGATCAGAATGCTGGAGCTGAGTATCATTAAACTGGGAAGCCCCGATGAGTTGCAAGACATCTCGGGATCCGGCATAGTAGAGACCTTGGGCGGAGAATATATTCGCTACGAAAATGGGCAGTTTTTTGCCTCTGGAAATGTTGAAAGTGGCGAACTGATCGATGTCAATGAAGATGAAACCTACGAGGCCATCAACGGTCGCGATTTTTATACCGAAGGATTGGTGTCCTACACTGAAAAAGTGTTGGCAGAGATTATCATGGAAACACCACAATTTGCCAAGTTTGCTGAATACCTGGAGCACTCCAGCATCTACAATGCTTCTACCTTACAGATTGAAGGGGTATCGCCGGGGCAGTTTTTCACGGTGTTGGTACCGAGTGATGAGGCGATCGAAGCAGCAGTGGCTGCCGGTACCCTTCCTGCTGATCCCATGACGGGTGATGCTGCTGAGCGGGAAGCCATCACAGCCTTTTTGAAGTATCATTTTGTACCGAGAAATACCATCGTGCCAGATGGTAAGAAAATCGTCAGCGATAACGGTGAGGAATTCAGTACACTGTTGGCCTCCTTAGAAGGGGAGATCAAGAAAGTGGTGATCGACAACAGTGCAAATGGTTTTCAGGCACCTTATACCATGACGGTCACCGACCTCAATGGAAATGTGGCGAATGTGAACATTCCTGAAAGTAACGTGCTCGCCAGTTATGCGGTGTTGCACCAGATAGACCGAGTTTTAGAAAGTAACTAA